A genomic stretch from Algoriphagus halophilus includes:
- the katG gene encoding catalase/peroxidase HPI, translated as MDNPHNHSSSNGSSYGVNDKAGKCPFTGGTMKQVAGGGMRNRDWWPNQLKLNILRQHSSLSNPMEGSFNYAEEFKSLDLKEVKKDIFELMETSQDWWPADFGHYGPFFIRMAWHSAGTYRIQDGRGGGGSGTQRFAPLNSWPDNANLDKARLLLWPIKQKYGKKLSWADLMILTGNCALESMGLKTFGFGGGREDVWEPEEDVYWGSEGQWMGDEDRYSGDRVLENPLGATHMGLIYVNPEGPKGQPDPVGAARDIRETFGRMAMNDYETVALIAGGHTFGKTHGAADPTKYVGAEPAGASIEEMSMGWKNTFGKGNAEDTITSGIEVTWTTTPTKWSNNYFENLFGYDWELTKSPGGAYQWTPKDGAGAGTVPDAFDPAKKHAPAMLTTDIALKMDPEYEKISRHFYENPDEFADAFARAWFKLTHRDMGPVTRYLGPEVPTEELIWQDPIPAVTHKLVDAADVEDLKAKILASGLSVSELVSTAWASASTFRGSDKRGGANGARVRLAPQKNWEVNNPAQLSKVLEVLESIQSEFNSKQVGGKQISIADTIVLAGCAGVEKAAKDAGYDVKVPFTPGRGDASQEQTDIESFEALEPAADGFRNYYAPKHKASAEEMLIDKAQLMTLTAPEMTVLVGGMRVLNTNYNGAKHGVFTDRPGVLTNDFFVNLLDLGTTWNGTTDAQHVFVGSDRTTGEPKWTGTRVDLIFGSNSELRAIAEVYGCSDSGEKFVKDFVAAWDKVMNLDRFDLQ; from the coding sequence ATGGATAACCCTCATAATCATTCTTCATCAAACGGAAGTAGTTACGGTGTAAACGACAAAGCAGGAAAATGTCCTTTTACTGGCGGTACTATGAAACAAGTTGCTGGTGGAGGAATGCGAAATCGAGATTGGTGGCCAAATCAATTAAAGCTGAATATCCTTCGTCAGCATTCTTCTTTATCAAATCCGATGGAAGGGTCTTTCAATTACGCAGAGGAATTCAAGTCACTTGATTTGAAAGAAGTGAAGAAGGATATTTTTGAATTGATGGAAACATCACAGGATTGGTGGCCAGCAGATTTTGGTCATTATGGCCCATTCTTTATCCGAATGGCATGGCATAGTGCAGGAACGTATAGAATTCAAGATGGTAGAGGAGGAGGAGGCTCTGGAACACAACGCTTTGCTCCTTTGAATAGCTGGCCAGATAATGCGAACCTTGATAAAGCCAGATTATTGCTTTGGCCAATTAAACAGAAATACGGGAAGAAGCTTTCCTGGGCAGATTTGATGATCTTGACCGGTAACTGTGCTTTGGAATCCATGGGATTAAAGACCTTTGGTTTCGGTGGAGGCCGTGAGGATGTTTGGGAGCCTGAGGAGGATGTTTACTGGGGATCAGAAGGTCAATGGATGGGTGATGAAGATCGCTACAGCGGAGACCGTGTCCTGGAGAATCCTTTGGGGGCTACTCACATGGGATTGATTTATGTGAATCCTGAAGGTCCAAAAGGTCAGCCAGATCCAGTAGGAGCTGCAAGGGATATTCGTGAGACATTTGGTCGAATGGCTATGAATGATTACGAAACTGTTGCCTTGATTGCAGGTGGTCATACATTTGGAAAAACGCATGGTGCAGCGGATCCCACGAAATATGTTGGAGCAGAACCTGCGGGTGCATCCATCGAAGAAATGAGCATGGGCTGGAAGAATACGTTCGGTAAAGGAAATGCTGAAGATACCATCACAAGCGGTATCGAAGTAACCTGGACAACCACCCCAACAAAATGGAGCAATAATTATTTTGAGAACCTGTTTGGCTATGATTGGGAATTAACCAAAAGCCCAGGAGGAGCTTACCAATGGACTCCAAAAGATGGTGCAGGTGCAGGAACTGTCCCTGATGCGTTTGATCCGGCTAAAAAACATGCTCCAGCGATGCTGACTACAGACATTGCTTTGAAAATGGATCCTGAATACGAGAAAATTTCAAGACATTTCTACGAAAATCCGGATGAGTTTGCAGATGCATTTGCAAGAGCATGGTTTAAATTAACTCATAGGGATATGGGGCCAGTAACCAGATATCTGGGTCCTGAAGTTCCGACTGAAGAGTTGATTTGGCAAGATCCTATCCCTGCGGTGACACATAAACTAGTGGATGCAGCAGATGTTGAAGATTTAAAAGCTAAAATTCTGGCTTCTGGTCTGTCCGTATCTGAATTGGTATCCACCGCTTGGGCTTCGGCTTCTACGTTTAGAGGTTCCGACAAAAGAGGAGGTGCAAATGGTGCAAGAGTAAGACTTGCTCCTCAGAAAAACTGGGAAGTAAATAATCCTGCCCAATTATCCAAAGTTCTTGAAGTATTGGAAAGCATCCAATCTGAGTTCAACAGCAAGCAAGTAGGAGGTAAGCAGATTTCTATTGCAGATACCATTGTATTGGCAGGTTGTGCAGGTGTAGAGAAAGCAGCAAAAGATGCTGGATACGATGTGAAAGTTCCATTCACTCCAGGAAGAGGTGATGCTTCCCAAGAGCAAACTGATATTGAGTCATTTGAAGCCTTAGAGCCAGCAGCGGATGGTTTCAGAAATTACTATGCTCCAAAACATAAAGCTTCGGCAGAAGAAATGTTGATTGATAAAGCTCAATTAATGACGTTAACTGCTCCGGAGATGACCGTTTTAGTAGGAGGGATGCGAGTATTGAATACCAACTACAATGGTGCAAAGCATGGGGTATTTACAGATAGACCAGGAGTTTTAACAAATGATTTCTTCGTGAACCTTTTAGATCTTGGGACTACTTGGAATGGCACTACTGATGCACAACATGTATTTGTAGGAAGTGACAGAACTACTGGCGAACCTAAATGGACAGGTACAAGAGTTGACTTGATCTTTGGATCAAATTCCGAGCTTAGAGCTATTGCAGAGGTGTATGGCTGTTCAGACTCAGGTGAAAAATTCGTCAAGGATTTTGTAGCTGCTTGGGATAAGGTGATGAATCTAGACCGATTTGATCTCCAATAA
- a CDS encoding dihydrofolate reductase family protein — protein MKNSVFIATSLDGFIAGKNDELDWLSTFPDIDHIDTGFNDFTSQVDALLMGKNTFQIVAGFEGEWFYKKPVFVWSNSTSELPLKFHGKAFLVKGTLEEVLSQIHGQGYKNLYIDGGKTIQSFLKKDLIDEMIITTIPVLLGGGIPLFGDLPKQLVFTCKKTTLFLDKVVQNHFVRLREAT, from the coding sequence ATGAAAAACAGTGTCTTTATAGCAACCAGTTTAGATGGGTTTATAGCCGGAAAAAATGATGAATTGGACTGGCTTTCAACTTTTCCAGATATTGACCACATCGACACTGGGTTTAATGATTTTACATCCCAAGTAGATGCATTATTAATGGGGAAAAATACATTTCAAATTGTAGCCGGTTTTGAAGGGGAATGGTTTTACAAGAAACCAGTATTCGTGTGGAGCAACTCCACCTCGGAATTACCTCTAAAATTCCATGGAAAAGCATTTCTGGTTAAAGGCACTTTGGAAGAAGTCCTTTCACAGATCCATGGACAAGGTTATAAAAACCTATATATTGATGGCGGCAAGACCATTCAAAGCTTTTTAAAGAAAGATTTGATTGATGAAATGATCATTACCACCATTCCAGTGCTTTTGGGAGGAGGTATTCCCCTCTTCGGGGATCTCCCAAAACAATTGGTGTTCACTTGTAAAAAAACCACCCTATTTTTAGATAAAGTGGTTCAAAATCATTTTGTAAGATTAAGGGAAGCTACCTAG
- a CDS encoding polysaccharide deacetylase family protein has translation MLALYQMTISSKPLFLTFLFFGCGLFSLDAQILKKPIPDKLVILTFDDAPASHYSVVAPLLKQYGFEGTFFVCEFPPNSKDNTLYMNWRQIQALDQLGFEIGNHTHTHANVSKLTQEEFDAQLAYVEHKSDSLEIQTITNFAYPGYGLNEKALKYLKERNYHFARAGGSRAYDPLTDHPYLIPSWATEESNKTEIIQALEQAKNGQIVVLTIHGVPDIEHPWVNTPIDLFQEYLDYLKEHDFQVISMRGLEEYVDFEQAMIQLSPDYSKKLTN, from the coding sequence ATGCTTGCTTTGTATCAAATGACCATCAGTTCAAAACCTTTGTTCCTAACCTTCCTATTCTTTGGGTGTGGCTTATTTTCTCTTGATGCACAAATCTTAAAAAAGCCTATTCCGGATAAATTGGTCATCCTCACTTTTGATGATGCACCTGCAAGTCATTATTCGGTGGTAGCCCCCCTGTTAAAACAGTATGGATTTGAAGGTACTTTTTTTGTCTGCGAATTCCCTCCCAATTCCAAAGACAATACACTTTACATGAATTGGAGACAAATTCAGGCCTTGGACCAACTAGGATTTGAAATTGGTAACCATACACATACCCATGCCAATGTCAGCAAATTGACACAAGAGGAGTTCGATGCGCAGCTCGCTTATGTAGAGCATAAAAGCGATTCGTTGGAAATTCAAACGATTACTAATTTTGCCTATCCAGGATATGGACTCAATGAAAAAGCCTTGAAGTATTTGAAAGAAAGGAATTATCACTTTGCCAGGGCTGGGGGAAGTAGAGCCTATGATCCATTAACAGATCATCCCTATTTAATTCCAAGTTGGGCAACGGAGGAATCCAATAAGACGGAAATTATTCAAGCTCTTGAACAAGCCAAAAATGGTCAAATCGTTGTGCTCACCATCCATGGCGTACCAGATATAGAACATCCCTGGGTGAATACTCCCATAGATTTATTTCAGGAATACTTGGATTACCTGAAAGAACATGATTTCCAAGTGATCTCCATGAGAGGTCTGGAAGAATATGTGGATTTTGAACAGGCAATGATCCAATTGAGCCCAGATTATTCCAAAAAACTCACTAATTAA
- a CDS encoding SGNH/GDSL hydrolase family protein, with protein MLKTLLITTLILFYSWNLSFQDPPKILIIGDSISIGYTPFVEQKFGDAAMVKHNPGNAQHTGTGLQKIEEWIGEEDWDIIQINWGLWDLCYRHPDSKVYGNRDKVNGTLTYSLEDYESNLHSIVSKIKQISDAKLIFVTTTYVPENEAGRFKKDPKKYNKVAKSVMKKQGVLINDLYKPSITIHKNFGIGDDDVHYTPEGYEQLGSIVYEFLNKEIQ; from the coding sequence ATGTTAAAAACATTACTAATAACCACGCTTATCCTTTTTTACTCTTGGAATCTTTCATTCCAGGATCCTCCAAAAATTCTAATCATTGGCGACTCCATTTCTATTGGCTACACCCCTTTTGTTGAACAGAAATTTGGGGATGCTGCCATGGTGAAGCACAATCCTGGAAATGCCCAACATACTGGAACGGGACTTCAAAAGATTGAAGAATGGATTGGGGAGGAGGATTGGGACATCATCCAAATCAATTGGGGTTTATGGGATTTATGTTACCGTCACCCTGACTCAAAAGTCTATGGAAACAGGGATAAAGTAAATGGAACGCTGACCTATTCATTGGAGGATTATGAATCGAACTTACATTCTATTGTATCAAAAATCAAACAAATTTCTGATGCCAAATTAATTTTTGTAACCACTACATATGTCCCGGAGAACGAAGCAGGAAGATTTAAGAAAGACCCTAAAAAATATAATAAAGTGGCAAAATCCGTTATGAAAAAGCAGGGCGTTTTGATCAATGACTTGTATAAACCTTCCATCACAATTCATAAAAACTTTGGAATTGGGGATGATGACGTACATTATACTCCTGAAGGATACGAGCAATTAGGGTCTATTGTGTATGAATTCCTGAATAAAGAAATTCAATAA
- a CDS encoding sugar phosphate isomerase/epimerase family protein has protein sequence MKNVQSYFDSGRRDFLKTASLGAVALNFSFPEIPEEMAGIPMGVVVHSYGARWHSKAGSPSYPSFENAIDLIHHCKEIGAGGVQVGVNGWASDFAKKVREEREKSGLYLEGSIRLPQTSDQVPIFEKEVLAAKGAGAEVLRTVCLNGRRYENFHSEKEFLEFKAGALMALSLAEPIVRKHQMKLAVENHKDWKASELAEIIRNLGSEWVGVTLDFGNNVALLEDPTIVIETLAPMAFSTHVKDMGVQEYEHGFLLSEVPLGTGIVDLKKGVELCKKYNPSIHFSLEMITRNPLEIPVMESNYWETFQDVPARELARTIMEVREKSFPGELPKVEGLSDEQRLAFEENNVTSCLSFSKKSLGIG, from the coding sequence ATGAAAAATGTACAAAGTTATTTTGATTCAGGAAGACGAGATTTCCTGAAAACGGCAAGCTTGGGAGCTGTTGCACTGAATTTTTCATTCCCAGAAATCCCGGAGGAAATGGCAGGCATCCCCATGGGTGTGGTAGTTCATTCCTATGGAGCTCGATGGCATTCAAAAGCTGGAAGCCCTTCATATCCTTCATTTGAAAATGCCATCGATTTGATCCATCATTGCAAAGAAATCGGAGCTGGAGGAGTACAAGTAGGTGTCAATGGATGGGCGAGTGATTTTGCAAAAAAAGTAAGGGAGGAAAGAGAAAAAAGTGGACTCTATCTTGAAGGGAGCATTCGATTGCCACAAACTTCGGATCAAGTTCCAATATTTGAAAAAGAAGTATTGGCGGCCAAAGGAGCTGGAGCTGAAGTCCTTCGAACCGTCTGTTTGAATGGTAGAAGGTATGAGAATTTCCATTCTGAGAAGGAGTTTTTGGAGTTTAAAGCGGGGGCATTAATGGCATTGTCTCTGGCTGAGCCAATTGTAAGAAAGCACCAAATGAAGTTGGCAGTAGAAAATCACAAAGATTGGAAAGCTTCAGAACTTGCAGAAATAATCCGAAACTTGGGAAGTGAGTGGGTAGGGGTGACGTTGGACTTTGGGAATAATGTCGCGTTATTAGAAGACCCTACGATAGTCATTGAAACCTTGGCGCCCATGGCATTTTCTACTCATGTCAAAGATATGGGGGTCCAAGAATATGAACATGGGTTTTTACTTTCTGAGGTTCCCTTGGGAACGGGGATCGTAGACCTAAAAAAGGGAGTGGAACTATGTAAAAAATACAACCCATCCATCCATTTTAGTCTAGAGATGATTACTCGAAATCCTTTAGAAATTCCTGTGATGGAAAGTAATTACTGGGAGACCTTTCAAGATGTTCCTGCAAGAGAACTCGCGAGAACTATCATGGAAGTAAGGGAAAAAAGTTTCCCGGGGGAATTACCCAAAGTGGAGGGATTGAGTGATGAACAAAGGCTTGCATTTGAAGAAAATAATGTCACTTCTTGTCTTTCTTTCAGTAAGAAAAGCTTAGGAATAGGCTAA
- a CDS encoding DUF2207 domain-containing protein has protein sequence MKKILFLFSFILCTAELYSQGFTVSDYSVEIFINKEGYFDVKEKYQLNFEVPKHGIYRDIQLSYDLRTEDGSLEQRNIKLSNIEVPGYKYEVSSGFEQRLNGSARIKIGDADITLEGPHTYEINYRVKNAFLYEEATTQFYWNIKPSNWVPDFQSIDFKIHLPEGVTLSPEQAFVYSGAFGNTQPSSDFQTNLSGGIFSGVSNEGYSSAGGESVTVLLKLPPDSIQVIKPFWPFWTESGWLLILTLVFYAFIRIWLKHGKDDPVTTTTSYYPPKGMDPAMVGYLIDDSSDNSDLISLIPYWASKGFLKIEDIDKKGWFAKDDTKLIKLAPLNQGATLYERDLFNGLFSKYGNNDEVLVSSLKDKFYSTMNMAKRNLKEYAQKYYVNKSRKVRNYTIGGLILTLFVLAPTFLFFWGILAAVASIISIIFLLIMSQFLIKKNKEGTQILSELKGFKSFIKVAEENKLRMLLKEDPNYFESTMSYALAFGLFEKWAIKFDNLHIPPPTWYSSSTGRMVSMNHFSQSFSSSINSAKSTMVSSPSSSGSSGGGGSSGGGFGGGGGGSW, from the coding sequence ATGAAAAAAATACTTTTTCTATTTTCTTTCATTCTATGTACCGCTGAACTCTATTCCCAGGGATTCACGGTTTCGGATTATTCGGTAGAAATCTTTATTAACAAAGAGGGCTATTTTGATGTCAAAGAGAAATACCAGCTAAATTTTGAAGTTCCAAAACATGGGATCTACCGTGATATCCAGCTATCCTATGATCTAAGAACAGAAGATGGAAGCCTTGAACAAAGAAATATCAAACTTAGCAATATTGAAGTTCCAGGCTATAAATATGAAGTAAGTTCGGGCTTTGAACAGCGGTTGAATGGTTCTGCGAGAATCAAAATTGGAGATGCAGACATCACCTTGGAAGGACCCCATACCTATGAAATAAACTATAGAGTGAAAAATGCTTTTCTCTATGAGGAGGCTACTACTCAATTTTATTGGAACATCAAACCGAGTAACTGGGTCCCGGATTTTCAATCCATAGATTTTAAAATCCATTTACCTGAAGGGGTGACCCTGAGCCCAGAGCAGGCCTTTGTGTATTCCGGAGCGTTTGGTAATACCCAGCCCAGTAGTGACTTCCAAACAAACCTATCAGGCGGAATATTTTCAGGGGTTAGCAATGAAGGTTATTCTTCTGCTGGAGGAGAAAGTGTCACCGTATTGTTAAAACTTCCTCCGGATAGCATTCAGGTCATCAAACCGTTTTGGCCATTCTGGACAGAATCTGGTTGGCTATTGATCCTTACCTTGGTGTTTTATGCATTTATCCGAATTTGGCTTAAACACGGAAAAGACGATCCGGTAACCACTACCACCAGCTACTACCCCCCGAAGGGAATGGACCCTGCCATGGTGGGCTATTTGATTGATGATTCCAGTGACAATTCAGACCTGATTTCGCTGATCCCCTATTGGGCGTCCAAAGGCTTCTTAAAAATTGAGGACATTGACAAAAAAGGTTGGTTTGCAAAGGATGATACGAAGCTCATCAAATTGGCACCCCTAAACCAAGGGGCTACCCTCTATGAAAGAGATCTTTTTAATGGACTCTTTTCCAAGTACGGGAACAATGACGAGGTACTTGTGAGTAGCCTCAAGGACAAGTTTTACAGTACCATGAATATGGCCAAGAGAAATCTGAAGGAATATGCCCAAAAATATTATGTCAATAAATCCAGAAAAGTGAGGAATTATACCATAGGAGGTTTGATTCTAACCCTATTTGTTTTAGCACCAACCTTTCTTTTTTTCTGGGGAATACTTGCAGCTGTAGCCTCTATCATTTCTATCATCTTCTTATTGATCATGAGTCAGTTTTTAATCAAGAAAAATAAAGAAGGAACGCAGATACTATCCGAATTGAAAGGTTTTAAATCTTTCATTAAAGTTGCTGAGGAAAACAAATTGCGGATGTTGTTAAAGGAAGATCCGAACTATTTTGAAAGTACCATGAGTTATGCCCTTGCTTTTGGGCTCTTTGAAAAGTGGGCAATAAAGTTTGACAACTTACATATTCCTCCCCCAACCTGGTACAGTTCTAGCACCGGTAGAATGGTCTCTATGAATCATTTTTCCCAATCTTTCTCCAGCTCCATCAATTCTGCCAAATCAACAATGGTTAGTTCACCATCAAGTTCCGGGAGTTCCGGCGGTGGTGGCTCTTCTGGTGGTGGTTTCGGAGGAGGAGGCGGAGGTAGCTGGTAG
- a CDS encoding LemA family protein, with protein sequence MSPLLIILAVALAIGFMLVSIFNRFVRNKNTVKDAWSNIDVALKRRYDLIPNLVETVKGYAAHEQETLEKVIQARNAAMAVPSGDINQQIEAENQLQKTLRSIFALSEAYPDLKANTNFLQLQDKLNEIEENLERARRYFNGTVRENNTYGESFPGVLFAGIFSYQHFDYFEAEAESRENVKVDFSK encoded by the coding sequence ATGTCTCCTCTACTCATAATTTTAGCTGTTGCATTGGCTATCGGCTTCATGCTGGTAAGTATTTTTAACCGCTTCGTCCGAAACAAAAACACCGTCAAAGATGCTTGGAGCAATATTGATGTGGCCTTGAAAAGAAGGTATGATCTGATTCCCAATTTGGTGGAAACCGTCAAAGGCTATGCGGCTCATGAGCAGGAAACCTTAGAAAAAGTAATCCAGGCAAGAAATGCCGCCATGGCAGTTCCATCCGGAGACATCAATCAGCAAATTGAAGCTGAAAATCAACTTCAGAAAACCCTGAGAAGTATTTTTGCATTGAGTGAAGCCTATCCGGATTTAAAAGCGAATACCAACTTCCTTCAACTCCAGGATAAACTCAATGAAATTGAAGAAAATCTAGAGCGAGCTAGAAGGTATTTCAACGGCACTGTAAGGGAGAACAATACCTATGGAGAAAGTTTTCCGGGTGTGTTGTTTGCCGGTATTTTCAGTTACCAACATTTTGATTATTTCGAGGCGGAAGCAGAAAGCCGTGAGAACGTAAAAGTAGACTTTTCAAAGTAA
- a CDS encoding SDR family NAD(P)-dependent oxidoreductase, translated as MNTTVSELPGIKLFDLTGRAAIITGGSKGLGQAMAAGLASAGANVMLVSRTLEEGQIAADEISKTYGVKAIAFQADVVKEDQTLAMAKAAMEAFGRIDVLINSAGINIRGAIDELTLEDFQKVMDINVTGTWLCCRAVTPYMKEAKSGSIINLASTLGLVGLANRTPYTSSKGAVVQMTRALGLEFAPFNINVNAICPGPFLTEMNLPIADTEEGKKFIVGATALARWGELKEIQGAAIFLASDASNYMVGSMVTVDGGWTAR; from the coding sequence ATGAATACTACAGTAAGTGAATTACCTGGAATTAAACTTTTTGATCTGACAGGACGTGCAGCAATCATTACCGGTGGGTCCAAAGGACTGGGGCAAGCTATGGCAGCGGGTTTGGCGAGTGCCGGTGCAAATGTGATGCTTGTCAGTAGGACTCTAGAGGAAGGCCAAATTGCGGCAGATGAAATTTCCAAAACATATGGAGTAAAGGCGATCGCTTTTCAGGCGGATGTGGTAAAGGAAGATCAAACCCTGGCAATGGCAAAAGCCGCCATGGAAGCCTTTGGAAGGATAGATGTATTGATCAATTCGGCAGGGATTAATATCAGAGGAGCCATCGATGAGTTGACCTTAGAAGATTTTCAGAAAGTAATGGATATCAATGTGACTGGCACTTGGCTTTGCTGCCGGGCGGTGACCCCCTATATGAAAGAAGCGAAAAGTGGCAGCATCATCAATTTGGCGAGTACTTTGGGATTGGTTGGCCTGGCAAACAGGACACCTTATACCTCTAGCAAAGGTGCAGTGGTTCAAATGACTCGAGCTTTGGGACTGGAGTTTGCACCATTTAATATCAATGTGAATGCCATTTGCCCAGGGCCATTTTTAACAGAGATGAATTTACCAATTGCAGATACGGAGGAAGGTAAAAAGTTTATAGTTGGGGCTACCGCTCTTGCTCGGTGGGGAGAATTGAAGGAGATTCAAGGAGCGGCAATTTTCTTGGCCTCAGATGCCAGTAACTATATGGTAGGTTCCATGGTAACCGTGGATGGAGGTTGGACCGCTAGGTAG
- a CDS encoding GntP family permease, producing the protein MITLLIILVALAFIMVAIVKFDIHPFLALFVGAIFYGLLSGMSTDLILKSISDGFGGVLGSIGLLILLGVMIGTFLEKTGGALVIAQKILSWIGEKRVISAMMFSGYILSIPVFGDSTFIMMNPISKSLSLKGKVPYAATTIALALGATASHSLVPPTPGPIATAGIYEADLGMVIFWGFIVSLITLIPSYLFVKKVVSKFPLEPKFAVSNPENELKNTPTAFKSFLPIIIPLVLIVMASIAKYPTQPFGDNLFTDIILFLGSPVIALLLGTFLSFTLPAKYDKKLLSSSGWIGEAILIAAPVILITGAGGVFGKMLQNSGIGDLVSSSLSGASWGIFLPFLIAFSLKTAQGSSTVAMITTASIIAPLLGTLGLDSETMRVFAVLATGAGAMAVSHANDSFFWAVTQLSGLSIKQGNQSHSLGTFIMSITAISMIYLISLFVT; encoded by the coding sequence ATGATTACCCTCCTGATTATTCTGGTGGCCTTGGCTTTTATTATGGTGGCCATCGTCAAATTTGACATTCATCCTTTTCTTGCATTATTCGTGGGAGCCATTTTTTATGGATTATTATCAGGAATGTCTACTGACCTCATTTTAAAATCCATTTCTGATGGATTCGGTGGGGTTTTGGGAAGTATAGGCCTGTTGATTCTTTTAGGTGTCATGATCGGTACATTTTTGGAGAAAACAGGAGGTGCATTAGTAATCGCTCAAAAGATTTTATCATGGATTGGAGAGAAAAGGGTGATCTCTGCCATGATGTTTAGTGGATATATTCTGTCAATTCCTGTTTTTGGAGACAGTACCTTTATCATGATGAATCCCATCAGCAAATCTCTTTCTCTGAAGGGGAAAGTTCCCTATGCTGCCACTACGATCGCATTGGCTTTGGGTGCTACCGCCTCGCATTCCTTAGTCCCTCCTACTCCAGGACCTATTGCCACCGCTGGTATTTATGAAGCAGACTTAGGCATGGTGATTTTCTGGGGCTTTATTGTCAGTTTGATCACTTTGATCCCTAGTTATCTATTTGTGAAAAAGGTAGTCTCAAAATTTCCCCTGGAACCAAAGTTTGCGGTTTCTAATCCTGAAAATGAATTAAAGAACACTCCTACCGCTTTTAAATCTTTCTTACCAATAATTATTCCCTTGGTGCTGATCGTGATGGCTTCTATCGCCAAATACCCAACCCAGCCTTTTGGAGACAATCTCTTCACTGACATCATCCTATTTTTGGGAAGTCCAGTAATCGCGTTGCTATTAGGAACTTTCTTATCCTTTACATTGCCCGCTAAATACGACAAGAAATTACTCAGTTCAAGTGGTTGGATTGGAGAGGCCATATTGATCGCTGCCCCAGTTATTTTGATCACAGGGGCCGGTGGGGTTTTTGGAAAAATGCTTCAAAATTCAGGAATTGGAGATTTGGTAAGCTCCAGTTTAAGTGGCGCAAGCTGGGGGATATTCTTACCATTTCTGATTGCATTTTCCTTGAAAACAGCCCAAGGTTCCTCCACTGTAGCCATGATTACCACTGCTTCCATCATCGCTCCACTTCTAGGTACTTTAGGATTAGATTCCGAAACGATGAGGGTTTTTGCAGTATTGGCAACGGGAGCAGGAGCTATGGCAGTTTCCCATGCGAATGATAGTTTTTTCTGGGCGGTCACCCAACTTTCGGGCTTGTCCATTAAACAGGGAAATCAATCCCATAGTCTCGGTACATTCATCATGTCCATCACCGCAATTTCAATGATCTATTTGATCTCATTGTTTGTAACTTAA